Proteins from a genomic interval of Aquabacterium sp. J223:
- a CDS encoding MnmC family methyltransferase, whose translation MKTGPVVPAPPARRDMADRTLALAQARQVFLGGNGLPGRWRGRERFTVLATGFGAGDPLLATWAAWRDDPHRARRLHLVAVVAQPPTAAALAGCHAGSPLDGLAAQWQAAWPPAVHGLHLLRLDDGAVSLQLAFGDPDDWLPALVLQADAFYLDGAGTAPTGDAHRGACRPWRGWPPRAPPWRPTTPATRCATAWPPPASWWPRRPGPARPAG comes from the coding sequence GTGAAGACCGGCCCCGTCGTTCCCGCGCCGCCCGCCCGTCGGGACATGGCCGACCGCACGCTGGCACTGGCGCAGGCACGGCAGGTCTTCCTCGGCGGCAACGGGCTGCCCGGTCGCTGGCGCGGCCGCGAGCGCTTCACCGTGCTGGCCACCGGCTTCGGCGCCGGCGACCCCCTGCTGGCCACCTGGGCGGCCTGGCGCGACGACCCCCATCGCGCCCGTCGGCTGCACCTCGTCGCCGTGGTCGCCCAGCCCCCGACCGCCGCCGCGCTGGCCGGCTGCCACGCCGGCTCGCCGCTGGACGGGCTGGCCGCGCAGTGGCAGGCCGCGTGGCCGCCGGCGGTGCACGGCCTGCACCTGCTGCGCCTCGACGACGGCGCGGTGTCGCTGCAACTGGCCTTCGGCGACCCCGACGACTGGCTGCCGGCACTGGTGCTGCAGGCCGACGCGTTCTACCTGGACGGTGCCGGCACCGCGCCGACCGGGGACGCCCACCGCGGCGCCTGCAGGCCCTGGCGCGGCTGGCCGCCCCGGGCGCCACCCTGGCGTCCGACGACACCAGCGACGCGCTGCGCGACGGCCTGGCCGCCGCCGGCTTCGTGGTGGCCGCGACGTCCGGGCCCGGCACGGCCGGCGGGATGA
- a CDS encoding efflux RND transporter periplasmic adaptor subunit → MPHRLSSTAATLAIAVLLAGCDDKPAQGPGGPGAPGGGMPPVQVGVVTVGAPTSLPVFTELPGRVEALRTAQVRARVTGIVQQRLFREGSDVKAGQPLFRIDPAPYQAALQSAQATLARAEAAQASAAAQFNRLKPLREANAVSQQEFTNAEAALLQAQADVAAGRAGVVTAQLNLGYANVTAPISGRIGRALVTEGALVTQAEATQMALIQQVDPVYVNFTQSATELQRLRRLPGANTAAGLPVRIVLEDGSELPRGGRLLFSDLSVDTTSGQVTLRAEVPNADRALLPGQYVRGRLAQQQIDNAVLLPQQAVTRGQQGDTVLAIGPDGKPAPRPVTLGPAQGNQWVVLGGLKPGDQVVVDGVQKLQMMRGAPVQAVPWTPAQAASAPGRPASVAAASAPAAASAASR, encoded by the coding sequence ATGCCCCACCGCCTTTCCTCCACCGCCGCGACGCTGGCCATCGCCGTGCTGCTGGCCGGCTGCGACGACAAGCCGGCCCAGGGGCCGGGCGGCCCCGGGGCGCCCGGAGGCGGCATGCCGCCGGTGCAGGTGGGGGTGGTCACCGTCGGCGCCCCGACCAGCCTGCCGGTGTTCACCGAACTGCCCGGCCGGGTGGAGGCGCTGCGCACCGCGCAGGTCCGCGCGCGGGTCACCGGCATCGTGCAGCAGCGGCTGTTCAGGGAGGGCAGCGACGTCAAGGCCGGCCAGCCGCTGTTCCGCATCGACCCGGCACCCTACCAGGCGGCGCTGCAGAGCGCGCAGGCCACGCTGGCCCGGGCCGAAGCGGCGCAGGCCAGCGCCGCCGCGCAGTTCAACCGCCTGAAACCGCTGCGCGAGGCCAACGCGGTCAGCCAGCAGGAGTTCACCAACGCCGAGGCCGCGCTGCTGCAGGCGCAGGCCGACGTGGCCGCCGGCCGGGCCGGCGTGGTCACCGCGCAGCTCAACCTGGGCTACGCCAACGTCACCGCGCCGATCTCCGGGCGCATCGGCCGCGCGCTGGTCACCGAAGGCGCGCTGGTGACGCAGGCCGAGGCGACGCAGATGGCGCTCATCCAGCAGGTCGACCCGGTGTACGTCAACTTCACCCAGTCGGCGACCGAACTGCAGCGGCTGCGCCGCCTGCCCGGTGCCAACACCGCCGCCGGGCTGCCGGTGCGCATCGTGCTGGAGGACGGCAGCGAACTGCCGCGTGGTGGCCGGCTGCTGTTCTCCGACCTGTCGGTGGACACCACGTCGGGCCAGGTGACGCTGCGCGCCGAGGTGCCCAACGCCGACCGCGCGCTGTTGCCCGGCCAGTACGTGCGAGGCCGGTTGGCGCAGCAGCAGATCGACAACGCGGTGCTGCTGCCGCAGCAGGCCGTCACCCGCGGCCAGCAGGGCGACACCGTGCTGGCGATCGGCCCCGACGGCAAGCCCGCGCCGCGCCCGGTGACGCTGGGCCCGGCACAGGGCAACCAGTGGGTGGTGCTGGGCGGCCTGAAACCCGGCGACCAGGTGGTGGTGGACGGCGTGCAGAAGCTTCAGATGATGCGCGGCGCGCCGGTGCAGGCGGTGCCGTGGACGCCGGCGCAGGCGGCCTCGGCGCCCGGCCGCCCGGCGTCGGTCGCGGCCGCGTCGGCGCCGGCCGCCGCCTCGGCCGCCAGCCGCTGA
- a CDS encoding FAD-dependent oxidoreductase, with amino-acid sequence MTVARYAPAFHAPRPAGRPAPPAAREAVVVGAGLAGASVAAALADQGWHCRVLDRHPHPAAETSGNAGGLFHPVVHADDGPHARLHRAGALWMRQALRCARAAGLPPAAGAADGLLRLDAQRRAADLQALAERLGLPPTWPGC; translated from the coding sequence ATGACCGTGGCCCGGTACGCGCCGGCCTTCCACGCCCCGCGGCCGGCGGGACGGCCGGCACCCCCCGCCGCCCGCGAGGCGGTGGTGGTCGGCGCCGGGCTGGCCGGGGCGTCGGTGGCCGCCGCGCTGGCCGACCAGGGCTGGCACTGCCGGGTGCTCGACCGCCACCCGCACCCGGCCGCCGAGACCTCGGGCAACGCCGGCGGCCTGTTCCACCCGGTGGTCCATGCCGACGACGGGCCGCATGCGCGGCTGCACCGCGCCGGCGCGCTGTGGATGCGCCAGGCGCTGCGGTGCGCCCGAGCGGCCGGCCTGCCGCCCGCTGCCGGCGCGGCCGACGGCCTGCTGCGGCTGGACGCGCAGCGCCGCGCCGCCGATTTGCAGGCGCTCGCCGAACGGCTCGGCCTGCCCCCGACCTGGCCCGGGTGCTGA
- the rpiA gene encoding ribose-5-phosphate isomerase RpiA: MTQDELKDLVGRAALDELVDGAVVGVGTGSTVDRFIDALAGRRDRIAGAVSSSERSSERLRRHGIRVLDTAEVDRLPVYVDGADEIDGRGCMLKGGGAALTREKIVADLAERFVCIADESKLVTTLGRFPLPVEVIELALPRLVRRFEQLGGRAVRREGVRTDNGHPLLDVHGLSIADPEAMEAEVNQWPGVVTVGIFAHHRAAVCLLGTGQGVRRLVF, from the coding sequence ATGACGCAAGACGAACTCAAGGATCTGGTCGGCCGGGCAGCGCTGGACGAGCTGGTCGACGGCGCGGTGGTCGGCGTGGGCACCGGCTCCACGGTCGACCGTTTCATCGACGCGCTGGCCGGTCGCCGCGACCGCATCGCCGGCGCGGTGTCCAGCTCCGAACGTTCCAGCGAGCGGCTGCGCCGGCACGGCATCCGCGTGCTGGACACCGCCGAGGTCGACCGCCTGCCGGTCTACGTCGACGGTGCCGACGAGATCGACGGTCGCGGCTGCATGCTCAAGGGCGGCGGTGCGGCGTTGACGCGCGAGAAGATCGTGGCCGACCTGGCCGAGCGCTTCGTCTGCATCGCCGACGAGTCGAAGCTGGTCACCACGCTGGGCCGCTTCCCGCTGCCGGTGGAGGTGATCGAGCTGGCGCTGCCGCGGCTGGTGCGGCGCTTCGAGCAGCTCGGCGGCCGCGCCGTGCGGCGCGAGGGCGTGCGCACCGACAACGGCCACCCGCTGCTGGACGTGCATGGCCTGTCGATCGCCGACCCCGAGGCCATGGAGGCCGAGGTCAACCAATGGCCGGGCGTCGTCACCGTCGGCATCTTTGCCCACCACCGGGCGGCGGTGTGCCTGCTCGGCACCGGCCAGGGCGTCAGGCGGCTGGTCTTCTAG
- a CDS encoding efflux RND transporter permease subunit, translated as MARFFIDRPIFAWVIALFILVLGAVAIRLLPVSQYPTVAPPGIVVNVAYPGASAQTLEDAVLSVIEREMNGASGLIYMESVAQADGTGTLTITFEPGTNPDLAQVDVQNRLARATPRLPAAVTQQGVRVDKARNNFLMFTILSSDDPKWDPVALGDYASRNVLPELQRVPGVGVAQLFGTERAMRIWLDPQKLVGFNLSAADVNNAIRAQNVQVPAGTVGDLPNVPGQTIFATVVVQGQLATVEQFGNIVLRANPDGSAVRLRDVARIELGGQAYATSARLNGQPSTGIGIQLSPTGNALATAKAVHARMAELSRFFPPGVKYEVPYDTSRFVSISIEQVVETLVEAVVLVFLVMFLFLQNWRYTIIPTIVVPVALLGTFAVLLGLGFSINVLTMFGMVLVIGIVVDDAIVVVENVERIMSEEGLPPRAATRKAMGQISGAIIGVTVVLISVFVPLAFFAGAVGNIYKQFSAVMVSAIAFSAFLALSLTPALCATLLKPVAAGHHHEKRGFFGWFNRGFTRTAKGYEGWVARLLRRSGRFMVIYLAIVVAVGWMFLRLPNSFLPNEDQGYIIVNVQLPPGASQNRTLEVIQQVEGFILKQPEVDSMVSVLGFSFSGTGQNAGLAFVVLKDWKDREGAGSTAQALAGRTFGALSQVRDAFIFALSPPPIPELGNATGFTFRLQDRGGQGREALTNARNQLLGMASQSRLLAGVRPDGLEDAPQLQLDIDRDKANALGVGFDAIATTLSTATGSSYINDFPNQGRLQRVIVQSDAPRRMQPDDLLRLNVVNNRGQSVPVASFATTRWITGAMQTVRYNGYPTMRIAGDAAPGVSTGQAMAEMERLAAQLPPGFGFEWTGQSREEKLSGQTANLLYAFSLLAVFLALAALYESWSIPAAVLLVVPLGVLGALTGVFLRDYPNDVYFKIGLITVIGLAAKNAILIIEFAKDLQAQGKSAFDAALQAAHLRFRPIIMTSLAFILGVLPLVISSGAGSASQRAIGTGVMGGMIAATVLAVFFVPLFFVVVRRFFKGSERQRRLHAHQLDDNDGAATPPTPATPAEGRP; from the coding sequence ATGGCCCGCTTCTTCATCGACCGGCCCATCTTCGCGTGGGTCATCGCGCTGTTCATCCTCGTGCTCGGCGCGGTGGCGATCCGGCTGCTGCCGGTGTCGCAGTACCCCACCGTGGCGCCGCCGGGCATCGTGGTCAACGTCGCCTATCCCGGCGCCTCCGCGCAGACGCTGGAGGACGCCGTGCTCAGCGTCATCGAGCGCGAGATGAACGGCGCCAGCGGCCTCATCTACATGGAGTCCGTGGCCCAGGCCGACGGCACCGGCACGCTGACCATCACCTTCGAGCCCGGCACGAACCCGGACCTGGCGCAGGTGGACGTGCAGAACCGGCTGGCGCGGGCCACGCCCCGGCTGCCGGCGGCGGTGACCCAGCAGGGGGTGCGCGTGGACAAGGCGCGCAACAACTTCCTGATGTTCACCATCCTGTCGTCGGACGATCCCAAGTGGGACCCGGTGGCCCTCGGCGACTACGCCTCGCGCAACGTGCTGCCGGAGCTGCAGCGGGTGCCGGGCGTCGGCGTGGCGCAGCTGTTCGGCACCGAGCGGGCGATGCGCATCTGGCTGGACCCGCAGAAGCTGGTCGGCTTCAACCTGTCCGCCGCCGACGTCAACAACGCCATCCGCGCGCAGAACGTGCAGGTGCCCGCCGGCACGGTGGGCGACCTGCCGAACGTGCCCGGCCAGACCATCTTCGCCACCGTGGTGGTGCAGGGCCAGCTGGCGACGGTCGAGCAGTTCGGCAACATCGTGCTGCGCGCCAACCCCGACGGCTCCGCCGTGCGCCTGCGCGACGTGGCGCGCATCGAGCTGGGCGGCCAGGCCTATGCCACCTCGGCGCGGCTCAACGGCCAGCCGTCGACCGGCATCGGCATCCAGCTGTCGCCCACCGGCAACGCGCTGGCCACCGCCAAGGCGGTGCATGCGCGCATGGCGGAGCTGTCCAGGTTCTTTCCGCCGGGGGTGAAGTACGAGGTGCCCTACGACACCTCGCGCTTCGTCAGCATCTCGATCGAGCAGGTGGTGGAGACCCTGGTCGAGGCGGTGGTGCTGGTCTTCCTGGTCATGTTCCTGTTCCTGCAGAACTGGCGCTACACCATCATCCCGACGATCGTGGTACCGGTCGCGCTGCTCGGCACCTTCGCCGTGCTCCTGGGCCTGGGCTTCTCGATCAACGTGCTGACCATGTTCGGCATGGTGCTGGTCATCGGCATCGTGGTCGACGACGCCATCGTGGTGGTGGAGAACGTCGAGCGCATCATGAGCGAGGAGGGGCTGCCGCCGCGCGCCGCCACGCGCAAGGCCATGGGCCAGATCTCCGGCGCCATCATCGGCGTGACGGTGGTGCTGATCTCGGTGTTCGTGCCGCTGGCCTTCTTCGCCGGCGCGGTGGGCAACATCTACAAGCAGTTCTCGGCGGTGATGGTGTCGGCCATCGCGTTCTCCGCCTTCCTGGCGCTGTCGCTCACGCCGGCGCTGTGCGCCACGCTGCTCAAGCCGGTGGCGGCCGGCCACCACCACGAGAAGCGCGGCTTCTTCGGCTGGTTCAACCGGGGCTTCACCCGCACGGCCAAGGGCTACGAGGGCTGGGTGGCCCGGCTGCTGCGGCGCAGCGGCCGCTTCATGGTCATCTACCTGGCCATCGTGGTCGCGGTGGGCTGGATGTTCCTGCGCCTGCCCAACAGCTTCCTGCCCAACGAGGACCAGGGCTACATCATCGTCAACGTCCAGCTGCCGCCCGGCGCCTCGCAGAACCGGACGCTGGAGGTGATCCAGCAGGTGGAGGGCTTCATCCTCAAGCAGCCCGAGGTGGACAGCATGGTGAGCGTGCTGGGCTTCAGCTTCTCGGGCACCGGGCAGAACGCCGGCCTGGCCTTCGTGGTGCTGAAGGACTGGAAGGACCGCGAGGGCGCGGGCAGCACCGCGCAGGCGCTGGCCGGCCGGACCTTCGGCGCGCTGTCCCAGGTCCGCGACGCGTTCATCTTCGCGCTGAGCCCGCCGCCGATCCCGGAGCTGGGCAACGCCACCGGCTTCACCTTCCGGCTGCAGGACCGCGGCGGCCAGGGACGCGAGGCGCTGACCAATGCGCGCAACCAGCTGCTCGGCATGGCGTCGCAGAGCAGGCTGCTCGCCGGCGTGCGCCCGGACGGCCTGGAGGACGCGCCGCAGCTGCAGCTGGACATCGACCGCGACAAGGCCAATGCGCTGGGCGTGGGCTTCGACGCCATCGCGACCACGCTGTCCACCGCGACCGGCTCCAGCTACATCAACGACTTTCCCAACCAGGGGCGCCTGCAGCGGGTGATCGTGCAGTCGGATGCGCCGCGCCGCATGCAGCCGGACGACCTGCTGCGGCTGAACGTCGTCAACAACCGGGGCCAGTCGGTGCCGGTGGCGTCCTTCGCCACCACCCGCTGGATCACCGGCGCGATGCAGACCGTCCGCTACAACGGCTACCCGACGATGCGCATCGCCGGCGACGCCGCGCCCGGCGTGAGCACCGGCCAGGCCATGGCCGAGATGGAGCGCCTGGCCGCGCAGCTGCCGCCGGGCTTCGGCTTCGAATGGACCGGCCAGTCGCGCGAGGAGAAGCTGTCCGGGCAGACGGCCAACCTGCTCTACGCCTTCTCGCTGCTGGCGGTGTTCCTCGCGCTGGCCGCGCTGTACGAGAGCTGGTCGATCCCCGCGGCGGTGCTGCTGGTGGTGCCGCTGGGCGTGCTCGGCGCGCTGACCGGCGTGTTCCTGCGCGACTACCCGAACGACGTCTACTTCAAGATCGGCCTCATCACCGTCATCGGCCTGGCGGCGAAGAACGCCATCCTGATCATCGAGTTCGCCAAGGACCTGCAGGCGCAGGGCAAGAGCGCCTTCGACGCCGCGCTGCAGGCGGCGCACCTGCGCTTCCGGCCCATCATCATGACCTCGCTGGCCTTCATCCTCGGCGTGCTGCCGCTGGTGATCTCCAGCGGCGCCGGCTCGGCCAGCCAGCGCGCCATCGGCACCGGCGTGATGGGCGGCATGATCGCGGCCACCGTGCTGGCGGTGTTCTTCGTGCCGCTGTTCTTCGTCGTCGTGCGCCGCTTCTTCAAGGGCAGCGAGCGCCAGCGCCGGCTGCACGCTCACCAGCTCGACGACAACGACGGCGCGGCCACGCCGCCCACGCCCGCCACCCCTGCCGAGGGCCGCCCGTGA
- a CDS encoding TetR family transcriptional regulator → MVRRSKEDALATREALLDAAQAEFAVHGVAGTSLERVATAAGVTRGALYWHFRDKNDLFGALMARATLPLECLFQDDEPQQHWTLDGLRDELVDGLRHIAKDPRLQQVFMIATQKVEYVGEQEALRERHTAERATFVGRIERLLRRIAATQPLSLPASQAAIALHALMNGLVYNWTLCGHGFDLVKVGGGALAAFLAGLRADAGRVDGPSTRRSAPLARRARRPAA, encoded by the coding sequence ATGGTTCGCCGAAGCAAAGAGGACGCGCTCGCCACGCGGGAAGCGCTGCTCGACGCCGCGCAGGCCGAGTTTGCCGTGCACGGCGTGGCGGGCACCTCGCTGGAGCGGGTGGCCACCGCCGCCGGGGTCACCCGCGGTGCGCTGTACTGGCACTTCCGCGACAAGAACGACCTCTTCGGCGCGCTGATGGCGCGCGCCACCCTGCCGCTCGAATGCCTCTTCCAGGACGACGAACCGCAGCAGCACTGGACACTGGACGGGCTCCGCGACGAACTGGTCGACGGGCTGCGGCACATCGCCAAGGACCCGCGGCTGCAGCAGGTCTTCATGATCGCCACCCAGAAGGTCGAGTACGTCGGCGAGCAGGAGGCCCTGCGCGAACGGCACACGGCGGAGCGCGCCACCTTCGTCGGTCGCATCGAGCGGCTGCTGCGCCGCATCGCCGCCACGCAGCCGCTGTCGCTGCCGGCCAGCCAGGCGGCCATCGCGCTGCATGCGCTGATGAACGGCCTGGTCTACAACTGGACGCTGTGCGGCCACGGCTTCGACCTGGTGAAGGTGGGCGGCGGCGCGCTGGCCGCCTTCCTGGCCGGGCTGCGTGCCGACGCCGGCCGCGTCGACGGGCCGAGCACGCGGCGCAGCGCGCCGCTCGCGCGGCGGGCTAGAAGACCAGCCGCCTGA
- the mnmC gene encoding FAD-dependent 5-carboxymethylaminomethyl-2-thiouridine(34) oxidoreductase MnmC: MLTREDASDLAQVSLPGPAWWFGPAGWVDPAAWVRHRLRTPGVVFRGGQAVHGLQRDAEGGWRLLDALGHELDRAPVVVLACAGGLPRLLPPLAPLLRAVRGQITTLPATAPGPRPSLPLAGAGYVLPLPDGRLLCGATTQPGDDTPALREADHRHNLAQLRRLTGWDGPLPDPTTLDGRVGWRQVAPDRLPLAGPVPLAWDDASHAPAARLDQPRLLPRQPGLWLLAGLASRGLTTAALLGESIAAALSGAPLPLPAELLDAVDPARFLARAARRPG; this comes from the coding sequence GTGCTGACGCGGGAAGACGCGTCGGACCTGGCCCAGGTGTCGCTGCCCGGCCCCGCCTGGTGGTTCGGCCCGGCCGGCTGGGTCGACCCGGCGGCCTGGGTGCGGCACCGGCTGCGCACCCCCGGCGTGGTGTTCCGCGGCGGGCAGGCCGTGCACGGGCTGCAGCGCGACGCCGAGGGCGGCTGGCGCCTGCTCGACGCCCTCGGCCATGAACTCGACCGCGCGCCGGTGGTGGTGCTGGCCTGCGCGGGCGGGCTGCCGCGGCTGCTGCCGCCGCTGGCGCCGCTGCTGCGCGCGGTGCGCGGGCAGATCACCACGCTGCCGGCCACCGCGCCCGGTCCGCGGCCGTCGCTGCCGCTGGCGGGCGCCGGCTACGTGCTGCCGCTGCCCGACGGCCGGCTGCTCTGCGGTGCCACCACCCAGCCCGGCGACGACACGCCGGCGCTGCGCGAGGCCGACCACCGGCACAACCTGGCCCAGCTGCGGCGCCTCACCGGCTGGGACGGCCCGCTGCCGGACCCCACCACGCTCGACGGCCGCGTCGGCTGGCGCCAGGTGGCGCCCGACCGGCTGCCGCTGGCGGGGCCGGTGCCCCTGGCCTGGGACGACGCCTCCCACGCGCCCGCCGCACGGCTCGACCAGCCGCGTCTGCTGCCGCGCCAGCCCGGCCTGTGGCTGCTCGCCGGCCTGGCCTCGCGCGGGTTGACCACGGCGGCCCTGCTCGGCGAGTCCATCGCCGCCGCGCTCAGCGGAGCGCCGCTGCCGCTGCCGGCCGAACTGCTCGACGCGGTGGACCCGGCGCGGTTCCTGGCCCGCGCCGCGAGACGGCCGGGCTGA
- a CDS encoding efflux transporter outer membrane subunit yields the protein MTHRDRPPSRAAAAALALLLSAALAGCALVPEYQRPAAPVGDGFPLADKVSGVAATAAAAPDLPWPQFFTEPRLQALIRLALQNNRDLRIAALNAETARATLAARRADIFPTVNATVTGSRQPSPFTGGLLSIYTAGLAVSNYELDLFGRLRSLTDQAAAQYLASAEGARAAQVTLLSSLASAYYAVQADEALLAVTRDTLASREQSFRLTQLRTDNGVSSELDLRLAEGQLAAARATLASAERQRQQDLNALVLLVGQPLPADLPPPGGWSAQALTDVPAGLPSEVLLRRPDVRQAEASLVAANANIGAARAAFFPRVLLTAQVGTASSHLADLGQASAWSLAPQLLLPIFDFGRNRANLRAAEGQRAVAVAQYERAIQSAFREVANALANRSLLAEQLDQLAQQTATERRRLALTELRQRNGVASSLELLDAQRSLFALQQQQLQLELSLVQSRIAAYGALGGGWSADAVAAATPTGR from the coding sequence ATGACGCACCGTGACCGACCCCCATCGCGCGCCGCCGCGGCGGCGCTGGCGCTGCTGCTGTCCGCGGCGCTGGCCGGCTGTGCGCTGGTGCCCGAATACCAGCGCCCCGCCGCCCCGGTGGGCGACGGCTTCCCGCTGGCCGACAAGGTCTCCGGCGTGGCCGCCACCGCGGCGGCGGCGCCCGACCTGCCGTGGCCGCAGTTCTTCACCGAGCCGCGGCTGCAGGCGCTGATCCGGCTGGCGCTGCAGAACAACCGGGACCTGCGCATCGCGGCACTCAACGCCGAGACGGCCCGCGCCACGCTGGCGGCCCGCCGGGCCGACATCTTCCCGACGGTCAACGCCACGGTGACCGGCTCGCGCCAGCCCAGCCCGTTCACCGGCGGCCTGCTGAGCATCTACACCGCCGGCCTGGCGGTGTCGAACTACGAGCTCGACCTGTTCGGCCGGCTGCGCTCGCTCACCGACCAGGCGGCCGCCCAGTACCTGGCCAGCGCGGAGGGCGCCCGCGCGGCGCAGGTGACGCTGCTGTCGTCGCTGGCCTCGGCCTACTACGCGGTGCAGGCCGACGAGGCGCTGCTGGCCGTCACCCGCGACACGCTGGCCAGCCGCGAGCAGAGCTTCCGGCTGACCCAGCTGCGCACGGACAACGGCGTGTCCTCCGAGCTCGACCTGCGGCTGGCCGAAGGCCAGCTCGCCGCCGCGCGGGCGACGCTGGCCTCCGCCGAGCGCCAGCGCCAGCAGGACCTGAACGCGCTGGTGCTGCTGGTCGGCCAGCCGCTGCCCGCCGACCTGCCGCCGCCCGGCGGCTGGTCCGCGCAGGCGCTGACCGACGTGCCGGCCGGCCTGCCGTCGGAGGTGCTGCTGCGCCGGCCCGACGTGCGCCAGGCCGAGGCGTCGCTGGTCGCGGCCAACGCCAACATCGGCGCGGCGCGCGCCGCGTTCTTCCCGCGCGTGCTGCTCACCGCGCAGGTCGGCACCGCCAGCAGCCACCTGGCCGACCTGGGCCAGGCCAGCGCCTGGAGCCTGGCGCCGCAGCTGCTGCTGCCGATCTTCGACTTCGGCCGCAACCGGGCCAACCTGCGCGCCGCCGAAGGCCAGCGCGCGGTGGCGGTGGCGCAGTACGAGCGCGCCATCCAGTCGGCCTTCCGCGAGGTGGCCAACGCGCTGGCCAACCGCAGCCTGCTGGCCGAGCAGCTGGACCAGCTGGCGCAGCAGACCGCCACCGAGCGCCGCCGCCTGGCGCTGACCGAGCTGCGCCAGCGCAACGGCGTGGCCAGCTCGCTGGAGCTGCTCGACGCGCAGCGCAGCCTGTTCGCCCTGCAGCAGCAGCAATTGCAGCTGGAGCTGTCGCTGGTGCAGAGCCGCATCGCGGCCTACGGCGCGCTGGGCGGCGGCTGGAGCGCCGACGCGGTGGCCGCGGCGACGCCGACCGGCCGCTGA
- a CDS encoding carboxylesterase/lipase family protein encodes MSTASSRRLPGGARSFAWLLSGLAAGLLAGCAARAPLDAGAARCDAAGPDIACTTEGAVRGVREGPTLAFKGLPYAAPPVGPLRWQPPAPPARWTGVRDGSRFGAVCPQLAGDAVTGDEDCLSVNVWRPAEPSAAAAARPLPVMVFLPGGGNHSYSGQGAGIFGGVSFDGEALVPQGVVVVTFNQRLGALGFLTHPALRAADGQAGNYGSLDQIAVLRWLQRNAAAFGGDPQRVMLFGTSAGGGSICALMTAPAARGLFHRAAMQSAVPTGCELATREQAEALSGRPVAERLGCDGRPDAAACLRAKPVAEVVRALPGTFGVLPRLYGPNVDGVVFPEQPLAVIARGAHAAMPVIVGNSTLETQLFVGGLGVVDNEAAYAAALRRVFGDAEALRIVGAYPPSAHASPRQALVRLTTDAFFTCQSRRVARLLAGAQRQPVYRYLFDHALENDPELKAQGAVHTVEHPFFFGWKGRYRPTADDLAVQRLVVGHWADFAVDGTPRRGWPRAYPGDVQLRIAAQPASHSGDGGAQCAFWDTVVLPSPHL; translated from the coding sequence ATGTCCACCGCCTCTTCCCGCCGCCTGCCCGGCGGCGCGCGCTCGTTTGCCTGGCTGCTGTCGGGCCTGGCCGCCGGGCTGCTCGCCGGCTGCGCCGCGCGTGCGCCGCTGGACGCCGGGGCCGCCCGGTGCGACGCCGCCGGCCCCGACATCGCCTGCACCACCGAGGGCGCCGTCCGTGGCGTGCGCGAGGGGCCGACGCTGGCCTTCAAGGGCCTGCCCTATGCCGCGCCACCGGTGGGGCCACTGCGCTGGCAGCCGCCGGCGCCGCCGGCGCGCTGGACCGGCGTGCGCGACGGCAGCCGCTTCGGCGCGGTCTGCCCGCAATTGGCCGGCGACGCGGTCACCGGCGACGAGGACTGCCTCAGCGTCAACGTCTGGCGGCCGGCCGAGCCCTCCGCTGCGGCCGCCGCCCGGCCGCTGCCGGTGATGGTCTTCCTGCCCGGCGGCGGCAACCACAGCTACTCCGGCCAGGGCGCCGGCATCTTCGGCGGCGTGTCGTTCGACGGCGAAGCGCTGGTGCCGCAGGGCGTGGTGGTGGTCACCTTCAACCAGCGGCTGGGGGCGCTGGGCTTCCTGACCCACCCGGCGCTGCGCGCGGCCGACGGGCAGGCCGGCAACTACGGCAGCCTGGACCAGATCGCCGTGCTGCGCTGGCTGCAGCGCAACGCCGCCGCCTTCGGCGGCGACCCGCAGCGGGTGATGCTGTTCGGCACCTCGGCCGGCGGCGGCAGCATCTGCGCGCTGATGACGGCGCCGGCCGCGCGTGGCCTGTTCCACCGCGCGGCGATGCAGTCCGCGGTGCCCACCGGCTGCGAACTGGCCACCCGCGAACAGGCCGAGGCCCTGAGCGGCCGGCCGGTGGCCGAGCGGCTCGGCTGCGACGGCCGGCCCGACGCCGCCGCCTGCCTGCGCGCCAAGCCGGTGGCCGAGGTGGTGCGGGCGCTGCCCGGCACCTTCGGCGTGCTGCCACGGCTGTACGGCCCGAACGTCGACGGCGTGGTCTTCCCGGAACAGCCGCTGGCCGTCATCGCCCGCGGTGCGCACGCCGCCATGCCGGTGATCGTCGGCAACAGCACGCTGGAGACCCAGCTCTTCGTCGGCGGCCTGGGGGTGGTCGACAACGAGGCCGCCTACGCCGCGGCGCTGCGCCGGGTGTTCGGCGATGCCGAGGCGCTGCGCATCGTGGGCGCCTACCCGCCGTCGGCGCACGCCAGCCCGCGGCAGGCGCTGGTGCGGCTGACCACCGACGCCTTCTTCACCTGCCAGAGCCGCCGGGTGGCGCGGCTGCTGGCCGGCGCGCAGCGCCAGCCGGTGTACCGCTACCTGTTCGACCATGCGCTGGAGAACGACCCGGAGCTGAAGGCGCAGGGCGCCGTGCACACCGTCGAGCATCCCTTCTTCTTCGGCTGGAAGGGCCGCTACCGGCCGACCGCAGACGACCTGGCGGTGCAGCGGCTGGTGGTCGGCCACTGGGCCGACTTCGCCGTCGACGGCACGCCGCGCCGTGGCTGGCCGCGGGCCTACCCCGGCGACGTGCAGTTGCGCATCGCGGCGCAGCCGGCCAGCCACAGCGGCGACGGCGGCGCGCAGTGCGCCTTCTGGGACACCGTCGTGCTGCCGTCGCCGCACCTGTGA